A region from the Musa acuminata AAA Group cultivar baxijiao chromosome BXJ1-10, Cavendish_Baxijiao_AAA, whole genome shotgun sequence genome encodes:
- the LOC135595662 gene encoding probable plastidic glucose transporter 2 isoform X2, whose translation MNLNSTVYKRMPSRDLADDLDRGDDASAALVSVVDQNSGNPSWKLSLPHVCVATISSFLFGYHLGVVNEPLESISMDLGFAGNTLAEGFVVSMCLGGALIGCLFSGWISDGIGRRRAFQLTALPMILGAFLSASSRSLEGMLFGRFLVGTGMGLGPTVASLYVTEVSPPMVRGTYGSFIQIATCLGLIAALFIGIPVKEVVGWWRVCFWVSAVPAALLALCMEFCAESPHWLYKRGRIGEAEVEFERLLGGSHVKSAMAELSRSDRGDDSESIKYSELFYGRHFRVVFIGTMLFALQQLSGINAVFYFSSAVFRSAGVPSEIANVCVGFANLSGSIIAMLLMDKLGRKILLLGSFLGMAASMGLQVVATTLHHQDSWHVYLSVGGMLLFVLAFALGAGPVPGLLLPEIFPNKIRAKAMALCMSVHWSN comes from the exons ATGAACCTTAATTCGACCGTCTACAAGAGGATGCCTTCCAGGGACCTCGCTGACGACCTCGATCGAGGGGACGATGCATCAG CTGCGTTGGTGAGTGTGGTGGATCAGAACAGTGGCAATCCTTCCTGGAAGCTATCTTTGCCTCACGTTTGCGTCGCGACCATATCCTCCTTCCTGTTCGGGTACCATCTTGG GGTTGTGAATGAGCCGCTGGAGAGCATCTCGATGGATCTTGGATTCGCCGGGAACACGCTGGCGGAAG GTTTTGTGGTGAGCATGTGTTTGGGAGGCGCGCTCATTGGGTGCTTGTTTAGTGGGTGGATCTCCGATGGAATAGGGCGGCGCAGGGCCTTCCAGTTGACcgcgttgcccatgattcttgggGCTTTTTTGAG TGCATCGAGTAGAAGTTTGGAAGGCATGCTTTTTGGCAGATTTCTTGTGGGAACAGGGATGGGTCTAGGACCGACTGTAGCATCGCTTTATGTGACAGAG GTTTCTCCTCCTATGGTGAGAGGTACTTATGGTAGTTTTATCCAGATTGCAACATGCCTCGGGCTGATAGCAGCCCTTTTTATTGGCATTCCAGTCAAGGAAGTGGTGGGATG GTGGCGAGTGTGCTTTTGGGTTTCTGCTGTTCCTGCTGCTTTGCTTGCTCTCTGTATGGAATTCTGTGCTGAAAGTCCTCATTGGCTTTATAAG CGTGGAAGAATTGGTGAAGCAGAAGTTGAGTTTGAAAGGCTCTTGGGAGGATCTCATGTCAAGTCAGCAATGGCAGAACTATCCCGGTCAGACAGAGGGGACGATAGTGAAAGCATAAAATATTCTGAACTATTTTACGGCCGGCATTTCAGAG TTGTTTTTATTGGAACGATGCTTTTTGCTTTACAACAGTTGTCAGGCATAAATGCTGTGTTCTATTTCTCTTCTGCCGTGTTTAGAAGTGCAGGGGTGCCATCAGAAATTGCTAATGTATGTGTGGGATTCGCAAATTTATCAG GCTCAATTATCGCAATGCTTTTGATGGACAAACTAGGAAGGAAGATTCTTCTTCTAGGAAGTTTTCTGGGAATG GCAGCATCAATGGGTCTTCAGGTTGTTGCAACAACCCTTCACCACCAAGATTCTTGGCATGTGTATCTCTCCGTTGGTGGAATGCTGTT ATTTGTCCTAGCATTTGCTTTGGGAGCCGGCCCAGTTCCTGGTCTACTTTTACCTGAGATTTTTCCCAACAAGATTCGTGCAAAGGCTATGGCTTTGTGCATGTCTGTCCATTGG AGCAATTAG
- the LOC135595662 gene encoding probable plastidic glucose transporter 2 isoform X1, giving the protein MNLNSTVYKRMPSRDLADDLDRGDDASAALVSVVDQNSGNPSWKLSLPHVCVATISSFLFGYHLGVVNEPLESISMDLGFAGNTLAEGFVVSMCLGGALIGCLFSGWISDGIGRRRAFQLTALPMILGAFLSASSRSLEGMLFGRFLVGTGMGLGPTVASLYVTEVSPPMVRGTYGSFIQIATCLGLIAALFIGIPVKEVVGWWRVCFWVSAVPAALLALCMEFCAESPHWLYKRGRIGEAEVEFERLLGGSHVKSAMAELSRSDRGDDSESIKYSELFYGRHFRVVFIGTMLFALQQLSGINAVFYFSSAVFRSAGVPSEIANVCVGFANLSGSIIAMLLMDKLGRKILLLGSFLGMAASMGLQVVATTLHHQDSWHVYLSVGGMLLFVLAFALGAGPVPGLLLPEIFPNKIRAKAMALCMSVHWVVNFFVGLLFLRLLEQLGAKMLYSMFASFCLTAAIFVGKNVIETKGKSLQEIEISLLSAV; this is encoded by the exons ATGAACCTTAATTCGACCGTCTACAAGAGGATGCCTTCCAGGGACCTCGCTGACGACCTCGATCGAGGGGACGATGCATCAG CTGCGTTGGTGAGTGTGGTGGATCAGAACAGTGGCAATCCTTCCTGGAAGCTATCTTTGCCTCACGTTTGCGTCGCGACCATATCCTCCTTCCTGTTCGGGTACCATCTTGG GGTTGTGAATGAGCCGCTGGAGAGCATCTCGATGGATCTTGGATTCGCCGGGAACACGCTGGCGGAAG GTTTTGTGGTGAGCATGTGTTTGGGAGGCGCGCTCATTGGGTGCTTGTTTAGTGGGTGGATCTCCGATGGAATAGGGCGGCGCAGGGCCTTCCAGTTGACcgcgttgcccatgattcttgggGCTTTTTTGAG TGCATCGAGTAGAAGTTTGGAAGGCATGCTTTTTGGCAGATTTCTTGTGGGAACAGGGATGGGTCTAGGACCGACTGTAGCATCGCTTTATGTGACAGAG GTTTCTCCTCCTATGGTGAGAGGTACTTATGGTAGTTTTATCCAGATTGCAACATGCCTCGGGCTGATAGCAGCCCTTTTTATTGGCATTCCAGTCAAGGAAGTGGTGGGATG GTGGCGAGTGTGCTTTTGGGTTTCTGCTGTTCCTGCTGCTTTGCTTGCTCTCTGTATGGAATTCTGTGCTGAAAGTCCTCATTGGCTTTATAAG CGTGGAAGAATTGGTGAAGCAGAAGTTGAGTTTGAAAGGCTCTTGGGAGGATCTCATGTCAAGTCAGCAATGGCAGAACTATCCCGGTCAGACAGAGGGGACGATAGTGAAAGCATAAAATATTCTGAACTATTTTACGGCCGGCATTTCAGAG TTGTTTTTATTGGAACGATGCTTTTTGCTTTACAACAGTTGTCAGGCATAAATGCTGTGTTCTATTTCTCTTCTGCCGTGTTTAGAAGTGCAGGGGTGCCATCAGAAATTGCTAATGTATGTGTGGGATTCGCAAATTTATCAG GCTCAATTATCGCAATGCTTTTGATGGACAAACTAGGAAGGAAGATTCTTCTTCTAGGAAGTTTTCTGGGAATG GCAGCATCAATGGGTCTTCAGGTTGTTGCAACAACCCTTCACCACCAAGATTCTTGGCATGTGTATCTCTCCGTTGGTGGAATGCTGTT ATTTGTCCTAGCATTTGCTTTGGGAGCCGGCCCAGTTCCTGGTCTACTTTTACCTGAGATTTTTCCCAACAAGATTCGTGCAAAGGCTATGGCTTTGTGCATGTCTGTCCATTGG GTTGTAaacttctttgttggtttgctctttTTACGGTTGCTAGAGCAATTAGGAGCAAAGATGTTGTACTCGATGTTTGCATCCTTCTGTCTGACGGCAGCAATCTTTGTGGGGAAGAATGTAATTGAGACCAAAGGCAAGAGTCTCCAAGAAATTGAAATCTCACTCCTGTCAGCTGTATAA
- the LOC135595662 gene encoding probable plastidic glucose transporter 2 isoform X3 has translation MNLNSTVYKRMPSRDLADDLDRGDDASAALVSVVDQNSGNPSWKLSLPHVCVATISSFLFGYHLGVVNEPLESISMDLGFAGNTLAEGFVVSMCLGGALIGCLFSGWISDGIGRRRAFQLTALPMILGAFLSASSRSLEGMLFGRFLVGTGMGLGPTVASLYVTEVSPPMVRGTYGSFIQIATCLGLIAALFIGIPVKEVVGWWRVCFWVSAVPAALLALCMEFCAESPHWLYKRGRIGEAEVEFERLLGGSHVKSAMAELSRSDRGDDSESIKYSELFYGRHFRVVFIGTMLFALQQLSGINAVFYFSSAVFRSAGVPSEIANVCVGFANLSGSIIAMLLMDKLGRKILLLGSFLGMAASMGLQVVATTLHHQDSWHVYLSVGGMLLL, from the exons ATGAACCTTAATTCGACCGTCTACAAGAGGATGCCTTCCAGGGACCTCGCTGACGACCTCGATCGAGGGGACGATGCATCAG CTGCGTTGGTGAGTGTGGTGGATCAGAACAGTGGCAATCCTTCCTGGAAGCTATCTTTGCCTCACGTTTGCGTCGCGACCATATCCTCCTTCCTGTTCGGGTACCATCTTGG GGTTGTGAATGAGCCGCTGGAGAGCATCTCGATGGATCTTGGATTCGCCGGGAACACGCTGGCGGAAG GTTTTGTGGTGAGCATGTGTTTGGGAGGCGCGCTCATTGGGTGCTTGTTTAGTGGGTGGATCTCCGATGGAATAGGGCGGCGCAGGGCCTTCCAGTTGACcgcgttgcccatgattcttgggGCTTTTTTGAG TGCATCGAGTAGAAGTTTGGAAGGCATGCTTTTTGGCAGATTTCTTGTGGGAACAGGGATGGGTCTAGGACCGACTGTAGCATCGCTTTATGTGACAGAG GTTTCTCCTCCTATGGTGAGAGGTACTTATGGTAGTTTTATCCAGATTGCAACATGCCTCGGGCTGATAGCAGCCCTTTTTATTGGCATTCCAGTCAAGGAAGTGGTGGGATG GTGGCGAGTGTGCTTTTGGGTTTCTGCTGTTCCTGCTGCTTTGCTTGCTCTCTGTATGGAATTCTGTGCTGAAAGTCCTCATTGGCTTTATAAG CGTGGAAGAATTGGTGAAGCAGAAGTTGAGTTTGAAAGGCTCTTGGGAGGATCTCATGTCAAGTCAGCAATGGCAGAACTATCCCGGTCAGACAGAGGGGACGATAGTGAAAGCATAAAATATTCTGAACTATTTTACGGCCGGCATTTCAGAG TTGTTTTTATTGGAACGATGCTTTTTGCTTTACAACAGTTGTCAGGCATAAATGCTGTGTTCTATTTCTCTTCTGCCGTGTTTAGAAGTGCAGGGGTGCCATCAGAAATTGCTAATGTATGTGTGGGATTCGCAAATTTATCAG GCTCAATTATCGCAATGCTTTTGATGGACAAACTAGGAAGGAAGATTCTTCTTCTAGGAAGTTTTCTGGGAATG GCAGCATCAATGGGTCTTCAGGTTGTTGCAACAACCCTTCACCACCAAGATTCTTGGCATGTGTATCTCTCCGTTGGTGGAATGCTGTT GTTGTAa
- the LOC104001006 gene encoding cyclin-dependent kinase F-1: MDSSPPPQMPSQTSSRSWSIYGRGEIIERYEILGRIGSGAYADVYRGRRRSDGLVVALKEIHDYQSSFREIEALQALRGAPNVVDLIEYFWNEDEEDAVLVLEFLPADLGAVILEAKRGGAGIAIGEVKQWMLQILRGVEACHRSSVVHRDLKPSNLLISADGVLKLADFGQSMMLQETRLTSLDINPENETWIQQQPTIQHEGNVSWPEDPRPENQNIPGPRHVNEDDYMKDLYGMRAKNMMYDSDKDMSLQDGDTSCLATCSTGDIEVDPLKGSYTYDEAQDDIVDESGALTSCVGTRCFRAPELLYGSTSYGQEVDLWSLGCVFAELLSLDPLFPGTSDIDQLSKIISVLGDLTEETWSGCLDLPDYNKISFGKVDSPIGLEACLPDRSAAEVDLVRRLLSYNPAARAMAAELLHDSYFAEEPLPVPASELKIPTKEDNNESSPGE, translated from the exons ATGGATTCCTCTCCGCCGCCGCAGATGCCGTCGCAGACTTCGTCTCGGAGCTGGAGCATCTACGGCCGCGGCGAGATCATAGAGCGGTACGAGATCCTCGGCCGGATCGGCTCCGGCGCCTACGCCGACGTATACCGCGGACGCCGCCGATCCGACGGCCTGGTCGTCGCCCTAAAGGAGATACATGATTACCAGAGCTCCTTCCGCGAGATCGAGGCCCTCCAGGCCCTCCGCGGCGCCCCCAACGTGGTCGACCTCATCGAGTACTTCTGGAACGAGGACGAAGAGGACGCCGTGCTCGTGCTGGAATTCCTGCCCGCCGACCTAGGCGCCGTCATCCTGGAGGCGAAGAGGGGTGGCGCGGGGATTGCCATCGGCGAGGTGAAGCAGTGGATGCTCCAGATTCTGCGGGGGGTCGAGGCCTGCCACCGGAGCTCGGTGGTGCATCGCGACCTCAAGCCGTCGAACTTGTTGATCTCGGCCGATGGGGTTCTAAAGCTTGCGGATTTCGGACAG TCGATGATGCTTCAGGAAACTAGATTGACATCCCTTGATATCAATCCAGAGAACGAGACATGGATTCAGCAACAACCTACAATTCAACACGAGGGGAATGTATCATGGCCCGAGGATCCAAGACCCGAGAACCAGAATATCCCAGGTCCTCGGCATGTCAACGAAGATGACTACATGAAGGATTTGTATGGCATGAGAGCAAAGAATATGATGTACGACAGCGATAAGGATATGAGTTTGCAAGACGGCGATACATCTTGTCTGGCCACCTGCAGTACAGGTGACATCGAGGTAGATCCCCTCAAGGGCTCTTATACGTATGATGAGGCACAAGATGATATAGTAGATGAATCTGGTGCTCTGACTTCATGTGTTGGAACAAGGTGTTTTAGAGCTCCTGAGCTACTCTATGGATCGACAAGTTACGGACAAGAGGTCGACCTCTGGTCGCTAGGCTGTGTTTTTGCAGAGCTTCTCAGTTTAGATCCTCTATTTCCAGGGACGTCAGACATAGATCAACTGAGTAAAATCATCAGCGTATTGGGTGACCTGACAGAAGAAACCTGGTCAGGTTGCTTAGACTTGCCTGATTATAACAAGATCTCCTTCGGGAAGGTTGATAGCCCGATTGGCTTGGAAGCATGCCTTCCCGACAGGTCTGCTGCTGAAGTTGATCTTGTGAGGAGGCTGCTCAGCTACAATCCTGCTGCTCGAGCTATGGCGGCCGAGCTGCTCCATGATAGCTACTTTGCCGAAGAACCTCTGCCTGTGCCTGCGAGTGAGCTGAAGATTCCAACCAAAGAAGATAACAACGAGAGTTCTCCAGGGGAATGA